The Terriglobia bacterium DNA window TGAGCTTGCAGAGCTTTTTGTAGGTTACTGAGCCTTTGGCGCTTTCTCCGGCTTCAAACTCCTGCTCCAGCAGGCTACTGAACAGGTCCACTCCCTGGGGACGGCGGTCCAGGAGCAGGCAAAGGTCGGCGGCAGCCTGGAGCACCTGGAGGTTCCTGGGCTCTTCCGCAAGAATGTCCAGGTATTCTTCCAGCGCAGCCTCAGGCTTGCTTCTTTGCAGGTACTTTTCCGCTTTTTCAAGTCGCTTGGAGATATCCGCCATGAGTCAATGGATCAAATTCCTCAAAATGCACTCGGAGGGGGCGGCGCCGGGATGCACTGAGGCTGAGTATGTAATTCTATGCGCAATCGCCGGAGCACTCAATGCTTCATCTCGATCCATTAGTAATCGGCTCGAAGAAGCAAACGATTCTGGCAATCTGCCTTAACAACCGTTATAACTTTCCCCAATAATCCAACGAATAAAATGACCGGCCAAAAATGACTGACCAAGAGCAGGGATTAAAGCGGGAATTGACCGCGCGGCAAATGGCCATGGTGGCCGTCGGGGGTTCCATTGGTACGGGATTGCTGCTCGGTTCCGGCGCTGCCATTCAGGTGGCCGGACCCGCCGTGGTGCTCACTTTCGTTTTGAGCGCGCTGATTTCATGGACTGTTGCGATGGCGCTGGGAGAAATGTCTGCAGTCCACCCGGCTGCCGGATCGTTCGGCGTCTACGCCGATCTCTACCTGAATCGCTGGGCCGGCTTCGTTGCTCGCTATGGATACTGGTTTGCCGTGGTCATCGTGGTTGGATCGGAGGTGGTGGCGGCGGCCACTTACATGCGCCAGTGGTACCCGGCGGTTCCGGCCCTTGTGTGGATGGTGGCGTTTGGCCTTTTTCTGCTCGCCATCAACTTATTTTCCGTCGGCCATTACGGCACGTTTGAATACTGGTTTGCCCTGTTGAAGGTCGTCACGATCTTCGTTTTCATTGTGATGGGTACGGCATTATTGTTTGCCGGCAAGGTGCGCCCTCAATATGTAGCGAGTGGCAGCTTCGCTCCGCAAGGCTGGTCGGCTCCGCTGATGGCGATTTCCTTTGGACTCTATAGCTTTCTCGGCATTGAGATGGTGGCCATTTCTTCCGGCGAGGCCCGCTCAAGCAAGGATGTGGCGCGGGCAACGCGCATCGCCTTTGCCACGCTGGTCCTGGTTTACGTGGGGGCCATGGCCGTGCTGGTGGGCGTGATGCCGTGGAAAAATGCGGGCGTTTCTGAAAGCCCGTTTGTCACGGTTTTCAAAGTCGCCGGGATTCCCGCAGCCGGCTTCATTATGAATTTTGTCGTGCTTTCCGCCGCGCTCTCCGGTGCGAATGCCAGTCTTTACGTCGCGTCGCGCATGTTGTTTGCCCTGGCCCGCTCAGGCTACGCTCCACAGCGCATGGGCGTCCTGAATCATCACGGCGTTCCCATGGGCGCGTTGCTAGTCTCGATGGGCGGAATCGTCGGTGCCATCCTGCTGCAGCTGCGCACATCGAATGCTTATCTCTATATCATCAATGCCGCGCTGGTGGGTGGAATGATTGCGTGGCTCATTTCGCTGCTGGCGCATGTCCGCTTCCGGCGAACAGTTTCCGACGCTCAATTAGCAGAGATCGGTATACGCTCACCGCTGGGAGGCACCGGCTCTATTCTTGGATTCATCGCGATTGTAGCCGCGATTGCATGCACGTGGTGGGTATCGCAGTCCAGCGTGGCCGCGAAGAGCGCAGGGATTTATCTGGTGGTGCTGACGGCGGGGTATTGGGCGGTGAGAAAAAAATAGGGCGCTTTCCCGATTCGAGGCATTTTTCTGAAATCTCGAGCGTAGCGAGAGATCCCTATCGCAACAATAATTCTTTCCACTGCGATTACCCATACTCACATATCATTTCGGACGCGGGCCGTTCTCACCTGAAGTTTCTTTCAGATCATAGGGCTCTCTCGCTGCGCTCGAGACGGGTGAAGCCCTCCCCGCCACAAAGTAATAGACCACTCCCATCGCCATCAGGACCAACCCGAATCCCAACTGGCTCACGCTGCCCAGCCGCCACACATCAAGTTGCTCTCCGCGATTTTTAATCAGCGCAATCAGTAGCAA harbors:
- a CDS encoding amino acid permease; its protein translation is MTDQEQGLKRELTARQMAMVAVGGSIGTGLLLGSGAAIQVAGPAVVLTFVLSALISWTVAMALGEMSAVHPAAGSFGVYADLYLNRWAGFVARYGYWFAVVIVVGSEVVAAATYMRQWYPAVPALVWMVAFGLFLLAINLFSVGHYGTFEYWFALLKVVTIFVFIVMGTALLFAGKVRPQYVASGSFAPQGWSAPLMAISFGLYSFLGIEMVAISSGEARSSKDVARATRIAFATLVLVYVGAMAVLVGVMPWKNAGVSESPFVTVFKVAGIPAAGFIMNFVVLSAALSGANASLYVASRMLFALARSGYAPQRMGVLNHHGVPMGALLVSMGGIVGAILLQLRTSNAYLYIINAALVGGMIAWLISLLAHVRFRRTVSDAQLAEIGIRSPLGGTGSILGFIAIVAAIACTWWVSQSSVAAKSAGIYLVVLTAGYWAVRKK